CGTGATCGCGGACTGTACAGCGATCGACGAGATCCCGACCGACACTCGCCGCCGTGGCTTCCTCGGACGCACCCGCAGAGAGGTCGTCGAGTTCGGCAACGACGGCCCGGGGAACCAGCCGCTGGCCGGCACCCAGTAACCGATCGAGTTCCTCGAAAACTCGAACGTCACATTCGACAGGCATCATCAGGGCGTTTGTATCCAGTACAGCAGTCATCCACGGAGCCGTCCGATGCCGATCAGCCGCCAGCGTGCGCCGATCCGCCGGTTGATGGCGATCGTCGCATCTTCGTGGGCACAGACCGGGCGCTTCAGGGCGACTTCGGCCTCCCCGTCGCGGGCGCTCGTGACCGAACCGACGGTCGTCGCCGTACCGATCGTCAGCATGAGTGGCTCACCAGTCGAGATCTCCTCGATATCGTCGTTATCTTCCCCGACGATCCGATCGAGCAACTGGATGTCCATCGTGAAGCTATCGTGGACCGGCGGCAGCGTTCCGGGCGGGCCAGCGACCTGTCCCGCGAGTGCATCGCCTTTCGTCAACGCCGGGTCGAGTCCGGTGCCGACGCCAAGCAAGCCACCGGGTGTTACCTCCTCGACACCCTCGCCGCCGGCCTGCAACGAGCGAGCCGTCGTCGTGACCGGCCGCCACTCTGACTGGCCTTCCTCTTCGACTTCGCGTCCGGGTCGTAGCTCCAGTTCGTCGTCGGGCGCCAAGCGGCCCTGGACGAGACTGCCACCTAGAACGCCGCCCATCAGCGAATCCCACGTCGTACCCGGCCGATTGATGTCGAAGCTCCGCGCGACCAGCATCTCGGGATCGGCGTCGGGGTCGCGGTCGGGCGTGGGGATCTCTTCTTCGACGGCCTCGATGAGGAGATCCATGTTCACGCCTTGTCCGGCGCTGATCGGGACGATCGGCGCATCCTCGGCAACCGTCCCCTCGACGAAGTCCTGAATCTGCTGGTAGTTCTCCCGGGCGCGCTCGGCGTCGACCAGATCGACCTTGTTCTGGGCGACGACGATGTTGTCGATCCCGATGATGTCCAGTGCCATCAGGTGCTCTTCGGTCTGTGCCTGCGGGACGTCTTCGGTCGCCGAGATGACGAGGACGGCTCCGTCCATGATGGCCGCGCCGGCCAGCATCGTCGCCATCAGCGTCTCGTGGCCCGGCGCGTCGACGAACGAGACGGTTCGAAGTACCTCCGTCTCGCTGTCGTGCTCCGAACACGTCTCTGCGACGGTATAGCCGGCTGGCTGTCCACAGTCCGGACAGCTCCGGAACGTCGCATCGGCATACCCAAGCCGGATCGAGATCCCGCGTTTCATTTCCTCGGAGTGTTGGTCCGTCCACTCCCCGCTCAAGGCCTCGACCAGCGTGGTCTTGCCGTGGTCGACGTGCCCGACCAGTCCGATGTTCACCTCCGGTTGTCCGTGTGTTCCCGTCATCTCCACAGTAATCGTGCCCGAACTTTCCCCCGTGGCGAAGATAAACTTACTGTTCTTGGGTCGCTGACTCGAGTGGGTCCAATCGACAGGCAGACTCAGCTATCGCCCCGGTGGGTCCACCCGGCTCCGACGCGCCGGTTTGCCAGCACGACGAGGGGACCGTCTGATCTAACTCTCTTTGTGTGACCAGTTTCGATCATCGTGCTTGGCCATATTCTAACGCTCTCGAAATGGCCAGGGGCACTGGCGTTCTCCGTAGAGCGTGTCCGCTACGAGCGCGACCCTCCAATCGAGCGCGATGATAGTTTCGCCCGAACGACTAGCCAGGCCGTCGAACGCCAGTGTGCGATCGAAACTGTGGGCGGCAGTTTCCGCCCGTTCCGCGGTACTTAGTGGCTTGGCGCCCTACAGGGTTGGTATGGAATGGCGTCTCAGTGCGATGGTGGTTCTGATCGCGCTGGCGGGGTGTAGCGGCTTCGGCGGCGAGACCCCGACAGAGACGTTGAGCCCTGTTCCTGTTCCAAGCGAGGCCCCCGAAAGCGGCCCCGGGTCGACGATCCTCCCCGGTATCTCGCCCGACGGGACAATCGAGTCGGCTGTGTTAGCGGATGCCCACCGCAGTGCCCTCAGGAACCGCTCGTTCGTCTGGACGGAGTCTTACGAACGGCGCGCCCGCTTCGGTAGCGTGACGGATCGAAAACAGGCCGATCGGCACCTCGTTTTCGAAAGTCCAACGGAGTACTTCTACAGTGCTTCGGAGCCCGTTCTCTGGCGTGACAGCACCTCCGTGTTCCTCGATGGCAGTGCAGTCTACGCTGACGGCGACTATCGATATATTCGCCGTTCTGCCGACGGTGACGTCCGATACGATCGCCGGTCGTTGGATACTGCTGCGCCAGCACGCTTCCGATCGCTCTCGGCACGGGCAGTCGAGCGCTATCTCGCCCTTGACTCGGTCGACGTGACGCCGATCCAGGTGGCTGGAACGCGCCAGTACCGCTTGGTCGGCGGACGCCCGGCCGGCAACTGGAGTGACCAGCTCGATGCGTTCAACGTCACTGCTCGCGTCACAGCTGAGGGGCTCGTCCGCAATCTCTCGGTGTCGTACGCCCTCGGCGGTAACAGTTCGTCTCGATACATCACCTATCAGTTTGACTTCACGGCAGTCGGTGCCGCGAGTCCGACCGAGCCGCCGTGGCTGACGGCCGCCAGAAACGCCTCCGACGCACCGACTGTGAGCGGCTGAAAACGCCCAATGCTGCTTTCGGTCGCGAGTGTGTTGGGGTCCGCCCCTGTGGGGTCGACCGCCACCGTTCCGGTCTCATCGCGAACGTGAAACGGTTCGCCTTCCGTTCCCATCTCTTCGATATGATAATTGGACTCTCGGTTATCACCCGTACTGCCTGCGTCTCTGTCATGGTGCTCCCACTCGTACGTCAGACACGTCTGCTCGGCGTATTTTCCTGTTACAGTCCCGTTGAGTTTCGCCGCCGTCCGGTGAACTCGACGGGACCGTCGCTGGCTGTTTTGACAGTCTGGATATCATCCGGATCGTTCTGTCCGAGACGGAATGCTCTGTAGAAGTGCGTGCCCCCGAACAGTACTGTTGGCAGGATGACCACCACGACGAGAACCACAACCACCAGTGGTATTGTCACAGATATATCGATCGTTGATTCGACGACAACGTAACCGATTCACCGACGTCTCTCTGTGAGAAACGAAGTCACCGTGCTGACTGCACTCTCTGTATGCCGGTCTTCTGTAGTCACAATTCCCTAATACGTTTTACGCCGGTTGTACCGCAGTAAATGGGCTGTGAATGGTTCTACGACGTGGCCCTCATGCACTGTCACACTGACTGACTTGCGGCGGTGGCGACGGTCGGCTCCGGCCCGCAGGGGCTTTAGTCCCCCAGTGGCTACCGGAGTGCAATGAGCCAGCCAAGTCCGGACGTCTACGAGGAGGGGCGGGGCATGGACGCCCACAACCAGGTGATGCGGGAGATCCGTGCCCGCAACGATGCGTCGTACGAACCCGACGAACCGACGAGAGTCTGGATCGACGAGGACAACACGCCAGCGGGCGTGCTCGATTCGCTGACGATCGTCCTCAACACCGGCGGGTGTCGCTGGGCGCGAGCCGGCGGGTGTACGATGTGTGGCTACGTCGCCGAGAGTGTCGACGGCGGGACGGTTGCCCACGAGGACCTCCTCGCCCAGATCGACGCCGCTCTCGACCAGGAACGTGAGACCCACGACGGGACCTGCCGCCAGGTCAAGATCTACACCTCTGGCAGTTTCCTCGACGAACGGGAGGTCCCCGCAGAGACGCGCCGGGCAATCGCCGAGCGCTTTGGGGATCGCGACCGGATCGTCGTCGAGTCACTGCCCGATTTCGTCGACCGCGAGAAGATCGCCGACTTCCGCGACCAGGACCTCGAAACCGACGTCGCGATCGGCTTAGAGACCGCGACCGATCGGGTTCGTCACGACTGCATCAACAAGTACTTCGACTTTGCCGATTTCGAGGCTGCTTGTGAAGAAGCTGTCGCCGCCGACGCCGGCGTGAAGGCGTACCTGCTCATGAAACCACCCTTCCTCAGCGAACGCGAGGCGATCGAAGACATGATCTCTTCGATCGAGCGTTGCGGGGCCGTCGAGGGGTGTCACACCGTCTCGATGAACCCGACGAACGTCCAGCGCTACACGATGGTCGAACAACTCTACTTCGATGGCGGCTATCGCCCGCCGTGGCTCTGGAGCGTCGTCGAAGTGCTCCGAGAGACCGCCGATCAGGCCGTGACGGTCGTCTCCGACCCCGTCGGACACGGCTCAGACCGGGGGCCACATAACTGCGGGGAGTGTGACGATCACGTTCAGACCGCGATCAAGGACTTCAACCTCCGGCAAGACGAGAGTGTCTTCGCACAAGTCGACTGTGCGTGTGAGCGTACGTGGGAGGAAGTACGGGACCGCGAGCGAAGTTACTCGCTTCCCTTGGCACAATAAGGTCGTTCTCGTTGTCGCTGGCTCAATGCGGTCGATCAGGCGAACCCTTCCAGCACGCCTCGGCCGTCCGTCGGACCGATATCTGGCAGGGACATGCGCTCGGGGTGGGGCATCATGACGGCGACGGACTCGTCCTCGCCAGTGACGCCCGCGACGTTGTGTTTCGAGCCGTTGGGATTTGCGTCTGGCGTGACCGCCCCGTCGGGCTCACAGTACCGAAACAGGATGCGGTCGTCGGCTTCGAGGGTGTCGAGCCGATCGTCGCTGATCTCGAAGCGGCCTTCGCCGTGGGCGATCGGCAATTGGATGATCTCGCCCTCGTCGTAGGCACGGGTCCACGGCGTGTCGGCGTTTTCGACCCGGAGGTGGACGTGTTCACACTGGAAGCGAGCGCTCTCGTTGGTCGTGAACGCGCCGGGTGTCAGTGAGGCTTCACAGCCGATCTGGGCGCCGTTGCAGATGCCAAGGACAGGCGTCCCGGCGTCGGCGGCCGCACGGACCCCGTCCATGATCGGCGACTGGGCGGCCATCGCGCCTGCACGCAAGAAGTCACCGTACGAGAACCCGCCGGGAAGGACGATGCCCTCGACGCCCTCGGGTAAGTCGTCTTCGTGCCAGACCAGTTCTGCCTCGACGCCGACGGACTCCAGTGCCTGGACGGTATCTCGGTCGCAGTTACTCCCGCCAAACTGGATTACAGCCACCGTCATCGTTGTTCGACGTCGATTTCGTAGTCGTGGATCGTTGGATTCGCCAATAGGCGCTCGGTCATCGCTTCGGCACGCTCGTGAGCCGTCTCGTCGTCGGTCGCTTCGAAGTCGATCTCGAAGCGCTCGGCCGAGCGCAGCGACTCCAGTTCGAACCCGAGCCGTTCCAGGGCTTGCTGGGTCGTCTCGGCCTCGGGATCGAGGACCCCCGCCTTGAGCCTGACAGTGACGATCGCCGTATAGCCAGTCATCGCCTGAACGGGAGAGGCCACCCGCGAAAACTCTTGTGGAACGCCGTTGGCACCGCTGGGCTATCGGTGGGGAGTACGTATGCCGCTCCGCCTGGGTGCTCTCCGCTCGGAGTGGACTTCCTGGATTCGTCTCTATTACCTTTGAAGGCACTCCTCTAGCCACAATCGAGGGAAGCTTTATCTGCGCTACGTCACAATTTCTAGGCACTATGGAGCCTGCGTTTCTTTTGGCGCCCCCGGTCGCGTTTGGGCTGTTCTTACTGCTAGTCGCCCTTATTGATCGTGTTGGCGATATGATCTCGACTGAGCGGGTGAATCCGGGCGACGCGCTCGAGACGTCGTGGGCGAGTGGCGAGGCCCACCCCAACCGAGCAACTGAGCCCCGCTATCGCATGTATCATATCGGGATTGGCTTTACGATCGTCCACGTCGCCGTCTTGCTGGTCGCAACAGTTCCCGTCACCGTCGAGGGCGCTGTCCTGGCTCTGCCGCTGCTGGCGGTCGTGGGGCTTGGATTGTTCGCGTTGCTCGATTCGGATACGCCACACCCAGGGAGGTAACACACATGGGACGCATCATCGATTGGGCACGGAATCGGTCGCCGTGGATACTCCACCTCAACTGCGGGAGTTGCAACGGCTGTGATATCGAGACGCTCGATGCACTGATGCCGCGGTACGACATCGAACGGTTTGGAATCCGCAAGAAAGACACACCCCGACACGCAGACATCCTTGTTGCGACTGGTCCCGTCACCAAGCAGATGGCCCCCCGGCTCGAGCGCGTCTACGAGCAGATGCCCGAGCCGAAACTGGTGCTCGCTGCCGGTTCGTGTGCATCGACTGGCGGTGTCTTCCACGACTGCTATAACTGTCACGAGGGCGTCGACGACGTCATCCCCGTGGATATGTACGTCCCCGGCTGTCCAACCTCGCCGGAGGCACTGATCGACGGGATCGTCAAACTGCTTGACGAGGCTGGCCAGAAAGCACAGGCCGAACGGCTCGCCGACGCCAAACCCGAGATCATCGAAGAAGGCGCACGGATCGATCAGGCCGTCCCACCCGTCGACGAATCGACCGCACAACCGAGTGCCGAGGATAGCCAGGAGGGGCAAACGGATGAATCCGAGCCAGTTGAAGCGTGAGCTCGACGAGCAGTTCGCCGACGTGCTCGCCGCCTCGAACGAACGCGAGGACGGCCGCCTGGAGTTCATCCTGGCGGACCGAGACAACCTCGGAACGGCAGTTCGGACGCTTCGAGACGCCGGCATCACGCACCTGATCACCATCACCGGTGTCGACAGCGACGAGCAAGTCGACGTCCTGTATCACTTCCTCAAGTACGGTGAGTACGATGCTGGCGACCTCGGAGAGGGTATCGAACTGACACTCCGGGTGACTGTGCCCGATGCGGACCCAACCATCGAGACCATCACCGATCAGATCCCGGCTGCGGGCCTCTACGAACGCGAACTGATGGACATGCTCGGTGTCGAGGTGGCGGGCCATCCCAACCCCAAGAAACTCCTGTTGCCTGACGACTACGACGGTGGGCCACCGCTCCGGGCCGAGAACGTCGAGGTGACCGACTGATGGCAGACCAATCTGCCGGGACGGAGATTCCGGTCGGCCCCCAGCACCCCTCGCTGAAAGAGCCCGCCAACTTCACCCTGACCGTCGACGGCGAGGTCATCACCGGCGCGGAGATGAAACTCTCGTACAACCACCGCGGGATCGAGCAGGCCGTACTGGGTAACTCCTACATCGAGAACATCTACCTGCTCGAACGGATCTGCGGGATCTGCTCACACGCCCATACCTCGGCGTTCACGCAGGGCGTCGAGGAACTGCTGGATCTGGACGTCCCACCCCGTGCCCGCTATATCCGGACGCTGATCGGGGAACTCGAACGCATCCACAGCCACATGCTCTGGCTCGGCGTCGCGGGCCACGAGATCGGCTTCGATACGCTCTGGCAGTACGCCTGGCGCGATCGGGAGATCGTGATGGACCTCTTAGAGGAGATCACGGGCAACCGCGTCCACTACTCGATCAACACGATCGGCGGCGTTCGCGAGGACCTGACCGACGAGCAGCGTGAGACGATCCTTGAGGGCATGGACGACCTGCAAGAGCGGATCGACTTCTATCAGGAGACGGTTCCCAACGAGCAAACCGTCCGGATGCGCTGTGAAGACGTCGGGATCGTGCCGGAAGATCTCGCCCGGGAATACTGTGCGGTCGGGGCGGTCGGCCGCGCTTCCGGCGTCCCGACGGACGTTCGCAAGGACGCCCCGTACGCCGCCTACGACGACGTTGACTTCGACGTGATCACCGATGATCGAGGCGACCTACTGGCCCGGACGGTCGTCCGGATCGGTGAGATCGCCCAGGCAATCAGGATCATTCGGCAGGTCACAGAACGGATCCCAGCGGGCGACCTGAAAGCCAGCGCGAAACCGCCCCAGGCGTTGCTCGCCCAGGTGCCCGAAGACGACGTTGTCAGCCGCTACGAGGCACCTCGCGGGGAGTTGATTCACTACATCCGCTCGGATGGGACGGACACGCCCGCCCGCGTCCACATCCGAGTCCCGACCCTGGCCAACTGGCCGACCGTCGTCGAGTCGCTGAAAGGGAGTTACATCGCGGACACGCCGATCGTCGTCGCGGGGATCGATCCCTGCATCTCCTGTACGTCCCGGATCGGCGTCGAGACCGACGGCAGCCACGGCGGCGAGAATGCCTTCGATCTGGACGAACTCCGGGCATACGGCATCGAGTGGTACGACGAGCGCGGCGACGTCGAGCGACCGTCAGTCGATGCCCAGAGAGGTGAGCGTCCGTGAGTCTGGAACTCGATCTGGCGACCGGGTTGCTGTATCTGCTGGTGTTTCCCGGGTTCGCGTTCCTGTTCGCCTACGGCCTGACCGCTGAGTTCCTCGACCGGAAGTTGTACGCACGCCTACAGAACCGCGTCGGCCCGCCGCCGCTACAGCCCCTGGCGGACTTCCTGAAACTGCTCTCGAAGGAATCGGTCGTCCCGGAGAACGCGACCGCCCGCATCTACAACGCTGCCCCGTTGACGGGGCTCGCTGGCGTGTTCACCGCGATGTTGTACATTCCGGTTTGGACCGAACAGGCTGCATTTGCCTTCGAGGGTGATCTGGTCGTCGTCCTCTTTTTCCTCTCGTTGCCGTCCTTTTCGCTGTTTTTCGGCGGCTGGTACTCCGGGAACGTCTTCAGCCGGATCGGGACCACGCGGACGATAACCCAGTTGTTCGGCTACGAGATCCCGTTCTTCCTGGCGGCATTTGCGCCCGCCGTTGCTGCCGGGTCGCTGTCGACCTCCGAGATCACCACCTTCATCGGGGCCAACCCCTGGTACGTCGCGGTGCTGCTACCGGCCTTTGCGATCGCGCTGCTCTCCCTGCAGGCCAAACTCGAACGTATCCCCTTCGACATTCCCGAAGCCGAGACGGAACTGGCGACGGGGACGCTCGTCGAATACTCGGGCCGGAAGCTGGCGCTGTTCCGTCTGACGAAAGACGTCGAGCTGGTCGTCGGCGCGGCACTGCTGTCGGCGCTGTTCCTCGGTGGCCCGTATCCTGCGGGGGCGATCGAAGGGACAGTCGGCATCGCCGCGGGCCTGGGGGTCTTCCTCGCCAAGACGCTCGCAGTCATCGCGCTGCTGACGGTGCTGAAGGCCGTCGTCGCCCGCCTGCGTATCGAGCAGATGGTCAGCGTCTTCTACCGGGTACTCGTCCCGGTGACGTTGGCCCAGATCGCCGTCGTCCTGCTGGTCGGACTGTACACGGAGGGACTGATCCCATGAGCATTCCAGGCAAACTCATTCCAGAAGCACTGAAAACGCTGGGCAAAGACCGCGCGACCGTATCGTACCCGAAAGACAAGCGGACCATGCCCGATCGGTTCCGCGGGGCCGTCGAGTTCGAACCCGACCCCTGTACCGGCTGTGGCATGTGCGAGCGCCACTGTGCGGCCGACGCGATCACCGTCGAGACCGACGCCGACGGCAACGTCACCTGGTGTTACGACGTCGCCAAGTGCATGTTCTGTGGCCAGTGTGAGGAATCCTGCCCGACCGACGCCATCGAGATGGGGCAGAAATTCGAACTCGCCGGCAGCGACAAGCCGCGTTTCGAAGAGCGCTACACGTTCGAGCGGTGACCGTCACTCGCTGAGTGCCCGTTACGCCTTGATCGAGCGGCAAAGATTCGCGCGTGCTCGGGGACAGATAACACAGACAGTCAGTGACTCGTCCCGATCGTCTCGGCTAATCGTCCGGCCAGGTCGTCGAGACGCTCGGTCACTGCCGAAGACAGCCCCTCCCCTGCTCGATCTCGGCCGGTTGGACGCCGAACAGTGCGACCTCTGCCCCGGTCTCCCGGGCAAGGAAGGTCCGCAACATCGCGGGCGTCGACTTGTGTGAGGAGAACGATTCGCCACCGAGGTCGCCGGGATCGACCCACTTGCCCGACCCAGGGTCAGCGCCAAAGTCGACGGCATCGACGAGGACGATCCAGTCCGGGTCGAACCGCCTGATGACCCCAGTATGGTTCTCCGGGGCGACCCCGCCTTCGACGAACAGCAACCGGTCGGCTGCTGAGGCACCTGTCCGGGATTCTAGCCGTCTGAGTAGTTCGAGTCCGGCTGCGTCATCCCCACGCAGCTCCGACCCGATGCCCAGAATGGCGACAGACTCGCCGAGGTCGATCGACGGTGGGTCAGTCACGGTCCCTCCAACGTCACACGCCGCCTAAAGCGACGTGATAGGCTACTAGATGACCGGCGAGAGCCAGCACTCGACCAGCCGCCCTTATGCGCCCAGATGCCGACGAAGGTACTTGCACGTCCGAATAATTCAAGGCCGATTCCGACCAAACTTGCCGGTATGGACATTCCCAGGAGTGTGGTCGTGTGAGTGGCACACCTCTCGCTATCGCACCGTTCGTGGCGCTGTCTGGCGGTGTGTTTGGCACCTATCTGGTAGGTCGATCCCCGCGTGGCCGGTCGGTCGCCTGGGCGGGTGTCGTCGCCTCTGTGGCGGTGCTTCTCGCGTCGGGGACGACCTGGCTCCTGTGGTTGCGATCGCTCCCGATCGAGTACGCGCTGTTTGGTGAGGGCGTCGGTGTGCGGGTCACCGCACTGAGCGTGTTCCTCTCGACGGTGGCCTGCCTGGTCGGTCTGGCCGTGATCGTCCACGCGGCGGGAAGTACCGACAGCAAGGACGCTCCCGAGTTGTACTATCCGCTCGTCCTCGCAACCCTCGCCGGCGTCGTCGGTATCGGCCTCTCTGCAGACCTCTTCTCGCTGTACGTCTTCTTCGAAGTGATGGCCGTTGGGACCTACGCGCTGGTCCCCTTCGCGGTCGACCGAGCGACGGCCGTCGAAGCAGGTCTCAAGTACGTGATCATGAACGCCGCGGGCTCGTTGCTCGCCATCTTCGGCATATCGCTCGTCTATGCCCACACTGGCGGCGTGCTCGACTTCGCGACACTCTCCGGGGAACTTGCCGCGACAACCGGCCCGGGACCCCTGGAGGCGGCCGTCCTCTTTCTCGTCGTCGGGTTCGGCGTCAAGGCAGCGGTCGTCCCGCTCCACACCTGGCTGCCGGACGCTTACACGGAGTCGCCCGCGAGCGCGAGCGCGCTGCTTGCGGCCCTGGCGACGCCGGCCGCGATCGTGGCGATGGGCAAGGCACTCTCGGTAGTTCCTGACGGTGTCTCGGTCGGACTCCTGTTACTGGTGGTTGGTGCGCTGACGATGACTGTCGGCAACTTCCTGGCACTGGGCCAGCGCGATCTGAAGCGTCTGCTGGCCTATTCGTCGATCCCACACGTCGGCTACATTCTCTTTGGACTCGGTGTTGGCTTCTACGGCGGGTTCGGTATTGCCTTCGACGGCGCACTTTTTCACGTCCTTGCGAACGCGTTCATGAAGGGCGGTGCCTTCCTCGCGGTCGGCGCGATCGCCTATCGGCTGGCTGGGGCCGAGGGCAAGCACCGAACGCTCGGGGCACTTGCCGGTGTGGGCTATCAGATGCCAGTCGCCGCAGGCGCGATTGCCGTCGCCGTGCTGGCGCTTGCGGGCGTTCCGCCGCTTGCGGGCTTCTGGGGTAAGTTGTTCATCGTCCTCGGAAGCGCCGAAGTCTCGGGGGCAGTCGGCGTCGGCCTCGCTGTCCTCGTGATCGGCAACTCCTTTCTCTCGCTGGGATACTACCTCCCGGTGCTGGGGGCCATGTTCGATAGCCCGACTGACGCCGTGTCGTCGCTCGACCGGACACCAACACGACTCGCCGTACCGATCCTGGCGCTGACTGGCGGGACGATCCTGCTCGGACTCGCCCCGGCGTTCGGCCTGGATCTGGTCGGGCCAGCAGCCGACGTCTTGCAGCATGGACTGGAGGTGACGCCATGATCGCACTCACCACGGGCGCACTCGCGATCACGCTCGTGCTTGGCTTTGCCGCCGTCGCCGCGCGGGACTTTCTGGTCTCGATTCTCTCGCTATCCGGCGGGAGCGTTGCCCTGGCGGTGTACTTCTTCTTG
The sequence above is drawn from the Halorhabdus sp. CBA1104 genome and encodes:
- a CDS encoding PIN domain-containing protein yields the protein MTAVLDTNALMMPVECDVRVFEELDRLLGAGQRLVPRAVVAELDDLSAGASEEATAASVGRDLVDRCTVRDHEVDYADDAVLELATAEETYAVTNDGPLKERLLAQDVPVIGLRGRNKLAITQP
- a CDS encoding NADH-quinone oxidoreductase subunit C, whose protein sequence is MNPSQLKRELDEQFADVLAASNEREDGRLEFILADRDNLGTAVRTLRDAGITHLITITGVDSDEQVDVLYHFLKYGEYDAGDLGEGIELTLRVTVPDADPTIETITDQIPAAGLYERELMDMLGVEVAGHPNPKKLLLPDDYDGGPPLRAENVEVTD
- a CDS encoding translation initiation factor IF-2 subunit gamma — encoded protein: MTGTHGQPEVNIGLVGHVDHGKTTLVEALSGEWTDQHSEEMKRGISIRLGYADATFRSCPDCGQPAGYTVAETCSEHDSETEVLRTVSFVDAPGHETLMATMLAGAAIMDGAVLVISATEDVPQAQTEEHLMALDIIGIDNIVVAQNKVDLVDAERARENYQQIQDFVEGTVAEDAPIVPISAGQGVNMDLLIEAVEEEIPTPDRDPDADPEMLVARSFDINRPGTTWDSLMGGVLGGSLVQGRLAPDDELELRPGREVEEEGQSEWRPVTTTARSLQAGGEGVEEVTPGGLLGVGTGLDPALTKGDALAGQVAGPPGTLPPVHDSFTMDIQLLDRIVGEDNDDIEEISTGEPLMLTIGTATTVGSVTSARDGEAEVALKRPVCAHEDATIAINRRIGARWRLIGIGRLRG
- a CDS encoding complex I subunit 5 family protein, with product MSGTPLAIAPFVALSGGVFGTYLVGRSPRGRSVAWAGVVASVAVLLASGTTWLLWLRSLPIEYALFGEGVGVRVTALSVFLSTVACLVGLAVIVHAAGSTDSKDAPELYYPLVLATLAGVVGIGLSADLFSLYVFFEVMAVGTYALVPFAVDRATAVEAGLKYVIMNAAGSLLAIFGISLVYAHTGGVLDFATLSGELAATTGPGPLEAAVLFLVVGFGVKAAVVPLHTWLPDAYTESPASASALLAALATPAAIVAMGKALSVVPDGVSVGLLLLVVGALTMTVGNFLALGQRDLKRLLAYSSIPHVGYILFGLGVGFYGGFGIAFDGALFHVLANAFMKGGAFLAVGAIAYRLAGAEGKHRTLGALAGVGYQMPVAAGAIAVAVLALAGVPPLAGFWGKLFIVLGSAEVSGAVGVGLAVLVIGNSFLSLGYYLPVLGAMFDSPTDAVSSLDRTPTRLAVPILALTGGTILLGLAPAFGLDLVGPAADVLQHGLEVTP
- a CDS encoding nickel-dependent hydrogenase large subunit, with the translated sequence MADQSAGTEIPVGPQHPSLKEPANFTLTVDGEVITGAEMKLSYNHRGIEQAVLGNSYIENIYLLERICGICSHAHTSAFTQGVEELLDLDVPPRARYIRTLIGELERIHSHMLWLGVAGHEIGFDTLWQYAWRDREIVMDLLEEITGNRVHYSINTIGGVREDLTDEQRETILEGMDDLQERIDFYQETVPNEQTVRMRCEDVGIVPEDLAREYCAVGAVGRASGVPTDVRKDAPYAAYDDVDFDVITDDRGDLLARTVVRIGEIAQAIRIIRQVTERIPAGDLKASAKPPQALLAQVPEDDVVSRYEAPRGELIHYIRSDGTDTPARVHIRVPTLANWPTVVESLKGSYIADTPIVVAGIDPCISCTSRIGVETDGSHGGENAFDLDELRAYGIEWYDERGDVERPSVDAQRGERP
- a CDS encoding hydrogenase maturation protease, yielding MTDPPSIDLGESVAILGIGSELRGDDAAGLELLRRLESRTGASAADRLLFVEGGVAPENHTGVIRRFDPDWIVLVDAVDFGADPGSGKWVDPGDLGGESFSSHKSTPAMLRTFLARETGAEVALFGVQPAEIEQGRGCLRQ
- a CDS encoding NADH-quinone oxidoreductase subunit B family protein; its protein translation is MGRIIDWARNRSPWILHLNCGSCNGCDIETLDALMPRYDIERFGIRKKDTPRHADILVATGPVTKQMAPRLERVYEQMPEPKLVLAAGSCASTGGVFHDCYNCHEGVDDVIPVDMYVPGCPTSPEALIDGIVKLLDEAGQKAQAERLADAKPEIIEEGARIDQAVPPVDESTAQPSAEDSQEGQTDESEPVEA
- the purQ gene encoding phosphoribosylformylglycinamidine synthase I, with protein sequence MTVAVIQFGGSNCDRDTVQALESVGVEAELVWHEDDLPEGVEGIVLPGGFSYGDFLRAGAMAAQSPIMDGVRAAADAGTPVLGICNGAQIGCEASLTPGAFTTNESARFQCEHVHLRVENADTPWTRAYDEGEIIQLPIAHGEGRFEISDDRLDTLEADDRILFRYCEPDGAVTPDANPNGSKHNVAGVTGEDESVAVMMPHPERMSLPDIGPTDGRGVLEGFA
- the purS gene encoding phosphoribosylformylglycinamidine synthase subunit PurS, with protein sequence MTGYTAIVTVRLKAGVLDPEAETTQQALERLGFELESLRSAERFEIDFEATDDETAHERAEAMTERLLANPTIHDYEIDVEQR
- a CDS encoding 4Fe-4S binding protein; amino-acid sequence: MSIPGKLIPEALKTLGKDRATVSYPKDKRTMPDRFRGAVEFEPDPCTGCGMCERHCAADAITVETDADGNVTWCYDVAKCMFCGQCEESCPTDAIEMGQKFELAGSDKPRFEERYTFER
- a CDS encoding archaeosine biosynthesis radical SAM protein RaSEA, which codes for MSQPSPDVYEEGRGMDAHNQVMREIRARNDASYEPDEPTRVWIDEDNTPAGVLDSLTIVLNTGGCRWARAGGCTMCGYVAESVDGGTVAHEDLLAQIDAALDQERETHDGTCRQVKIYTSGSFLDEREVPAETRRAIAERFGDRDRIVVESLPDFVDREKIADFRDQDLETDVAIGLETATDRVRHDCINKYFDFADFEAACEEAVAADAGVKAYLLMKPPFLSEREAIEDMISSIERCGAVEGCHTVSMNPTNVQRYTMVEQLYFDGGYRPPWLWSVVEVLRETADQAVTVVSDPVGHGSDRGPHNCGECDDHVQTAIKDFNLRQDESVFAQVDCACERTWEEVRDRERSYSLPLAQ
- a CDS encoding complex I subunit 1 family protein; protein product: MSLELDLATGLLYLLVFPGFAFLFAYGLTAEFLDRKLYARLQNRVGPPPLQPLADFLKLLSKESVVPENATARIYNAAPLTGLAGVFTAMLYIPVWTEQAAFAFEGDLVVVLFFLSLPSFSLFFGGWYSGNVFSRIGTTRTITQLFGYEIPFFLAAFAPAVAAGSLSTSEITTFIGANPWYVAVLLPAFAIALLSLQAKLERIPFDIPEAETELATGTLVEYSGRKLALFRLTKDVELVVGAALLSALFLGGPYPAGAIEGTVGIAAGLGVFLAKTLAVIALLTVLKAVVARLRIEQMVSVFYRVLVPVTLAQIAVVLLVGLYTEGLIP